GTTTCGTCCGCCAGGCCCAGCGCGCCGGAGCAGTCGGGATCGGCTTCGGCATCGGCCTCACCCACGAGTCGGTTCCGGAAGCGCTCATCGCAGAAGCCAACCGCTGGGGGTTGCCGCTTGTTGAAGTCCCCTACGAGATCCCCTTCATCGCCATCGGAAAACTCGTGGCAGAGTCGCATTCCGCCGACCATTACTCCAACTTGGAGCGGCTCCTCGCGGGACACCAGATCCTGGCTCGCTCCCTCCTCACCGGTGGCGGCCTGAACGAACTACTCAAGCAACTGGGCAGCATGCTCCGTACCGATGTGGTGCTCACCCAGTTCAGCGCGCAGCTCTACAACAGCGTGGCCGGCAAACCGGCTCCGACGGCGGAGGGCTGGGCTTCGTATCCGATTCCCACCGGCCGCAGGGACGCCTGCACGCTCTGGCTCCGGCAGCCGTTCGTGGACTCAGGAATCGTGAGCTACGCGCAAAACCTCATCAGCGTTGAGCTCAACAACATGGTCAAGCAGCGCCAGTCCCAGCGAGCCATGGCCGGTCAGGTGCTGGACGACGTCATTCACGGCACCTTGGAAACCATTGAAGCCGCCCGGCGTTTGGCTGGCGTCGGCATCAACAGCACCCGGAAGAACGTGGTGCTCGTTGCGGAGTCCGTGGCACACCACAAGCAGCTGGTCAGCATTTCTCTGCCCCAAGCGCTGGAAGCCGGCGTCAGCGCCGTCGTCGGAAAGGAC
This genomic interval from Paenarthrobacter aurescens TC1 contains the following:
- a CDS encoding putative transcription regulator (identified by match to protein family HMM PF07905), producing the protein MPGYALSMAMSLASLVAVPSLKLRQSGLAETTWNQDISWVAVTELEDPQRFLSGGELVLTTGLRLKSAADQRRFVRQAQRAGAVGIGFGIGLTHESVPEALIAEANRWGLPLVEVPYEIPFIAIGKLVAESHSADHYSNLERLLAGHQILARSLLTGGGLNELLKQLGSMLRTDVVLTQFSAQLYNSVAGKPAPTAEGWASYPIPTGRRDACTLWLRQPFVDSGIVSYAQNLISVELNNMVKQRQSQRAMAGQVLDDVIHGTLETIEAARRLAGVGINSTRKNVVLVAESVAHHKQLVSISLPQALEAGVSAVVGKDLVTVISDDGSSATALAKSLSDHLQEAGIHAVIGIGGAYTKPNGLRWSYFEARDAVAHGLPVNEPERLSLTSLLLASEDVPLADMASESLTPLRKFDAAHGAELVATLESYLNHNGSVAAVAEALTLHRNTVRYRLAQITELTGYDPSQTQDRVQLWLALAVQRLGSRNPR